In the Bacteroidota bacterium genome, one interval contains:
- a CDS encoding DUF4249 domain-containing protein, producing MRMLKRIIIYFVSAMLFHGCVDAIEVDLPPLVEKIVVEGAIEEGSNPYVFLTKNTPYFEPIDTMTLMNMLIMDAIVSVSDGTDTVILEPMIDMWRFPYLYYGSKKMIGEAGKNYFLSVEANDEKVSSRTVIPESVLIDSMWFELENDKDSLGLIWFTFEDPDTLGNFYRVFSKTLGKDSIFLTMQFSTIEDKIINGAADNRVGVYRGTNDEIDDQEDMERWYFKIGERVVIKFCTMDNVHFDFWDSYQNDRSSLGNPFAAPTYVQSNIEGKGLGIWGGYGVYLDTFEVKIDSLILE from the coding sequence ATGAGAATGTTAAAAAGAATTATTATTTATTTTGTTTCAGCCATGTTGTTCCATGGATGTGTCGATGCAATTGAGGTAGATCTTCCTCCTCTTGTCGAAAAAATTGTTGTGGAAGGCGCTATAGAAGAAGGTTCAAACCCATATGTCTTTTTGACTAAAAATACCCCATATTTTGAACCTATTGACACAATGACACTAATGAATATGTTAATAATGGACGCAATAGTTAGTGTTTCGGATGGAACTGATACAGTAATTCTTGAACCAATGATTGATATGTGGCGATTCCCGTATTTATATTATGGTTCGAAAAAGATGATTGGAGAAGCCGGCAAAAACTATTTTCTTTCGGTGGAGGCAAATGATGAAAAGGTTTCGTCAAGAACTGTTATTCCAGAATCGGTTCTAATAGACAGCATGTGGTTCGAATTAGAGAACGACAAAGACAGTCTTGGTCTAATTTGGTTCACATTTGAAGATCCTGATACTCTTGGAAATTTTTATAGAGTATTCTCTAAAACCCTTGGTAAAGATTCAATATTTTTGACAATGCAGTTTTCTACCATCGAAGATAAAATTATAAATGGTGCTGCCGATAATAGAGTCGGTGTTTATAGAGGCACAAATGACGAAATAGACGATCAGGAAGATATGGAACGCTGGTATTTCAAAATTGGAGAAAGGGTTGTAATTAAGTTTTGCACAATGGACAATGTGCATTTCGATTTTTGGGATTCGTACCAAAACGATAGGTCTTCATTAGGGAATCCATTTGCTGCACCTACATATGTCCAGTCGAATATCGAAGGAAAAGGACTTGGAATTTGGGGAGGATATGGTGTTTATTTGGATACTTTTGAAGTGAAAATTGATTCCCTAATTTTGGAATAA
- the trxB gene encoding thioredoxin-disulfide reductase: MELFKPMNIDEQKSQNNNLSDKIEKVKCLVIGSGPAGFTAAIYAARANLKPLVIQGMQPGGQLTTTTEVDNFPGYPEGITGQAMMDDLKKQAERFGTEVRWGAVSSVDFSKSPHEVVVDEEYKVLADTVIISTGATAKYLGLDSEKKYAGMGVSACATCDGFFYKGQDVAVVGGGDTAAEEATYLSGLCRKVYIIVRKNYMRASKAMLDRVNKTSNIEVLYEHNTKELIGENGVEGAILIKRMGEADEQEVKIDVSGFFLAIGHTPNSVIFKDYLETDEVGYIKTNPGNSKTNVKGVFACGDVQDSTYRQAVTAAGSGCMAAIDAERYLGDLDS; the protein is encoded by the coding sequence ATGGAATTATTTAAACCAATGAATATTGACGAACAAAAAAGTCAGAATAACAACTTGAGCGACAAGATCGAAAAAGTAAAATGTTTGGTTATCGGCTCAGGACCTGCCGGTTTTACAGCAGCCATCTATGCAGCACGAGCAAATTTAAAACCCTTAGTGATTCAAGGAATGCAGCCTGGTGGACAGCTTACAACAACAACTGAAGTTGATAATTTTCCTGGATATCCGGAAGGTATTACAGGACAGGCAATGATGGACGATTTGAAAAAGCAAGCAGAACGTTTTGGAACTGAGGTTCGTTGGGGTGCCGTGTCATCAGTCGATTTTTCGAAATCTCCACACGAAGTTGTAGTCGATGAAGAGTACAAAGTTTTGGCAGATACAGTAATAATTTCAACAGGAGCAACAGCAAAATATCTCGGTCTGGATTCTGAGAAAAAATATGCTGGCATGGGTGTTTCGGCATGTGCAACTTGCGATGGCTTTTTCTACAAAGGACAAGATGTTGCTGTTGTAGGTGGTGGCGACACTGCTGCAGAAGAAGCTACATATTTGTCCGGATTATGCCGAAAAGTTTATATTATTGTCAGGAAGAATTATATGAGAGCATCTAAAGCAATGCTTGACAGAGTGAATAAAACATCAAATATTGAGGTGCTTTATGAGCACAACACTAAAGAACTTATTGGAGAAAATGGTGTTGAAGGAGCAATTTTAATTAAACGAATGGGAGAAGCTGACGAGCAAGAAGTTAAGATTGATGTTTCAGGATTTTTTCTCGCAATCGGTCATACTCCAAATTCTGTAATTTTCAAAGACTATCTTGAAACAGACGAAGTAGGCTATATAAAAACCAATCCCGGAAATTCTAAAACAAATGTAAAAGGAGTTTTTGCATGTGG